One genomic segment of Streptomyces sp. RerS4 includes these proteins:
- a CDS encoding ABC-2 family transporter protein translates to MRQGARLYAAVAAGGFRRYATYATATAAGVFTNTVFGFIVAYTYIALWDERPGLGGYDQAQALTFVWVSQSLLAAAALIGGGFQEEFQERVRTGDIAVDLYRPVDLQGWWLAADLGRAAFQLLGRGVLPLVAGALVFPLALPTDVTRWSLFLVSVFLGLVVSFAIRYLLGLAAFWLMDGAGINMMATVVMIFFSGVLLPLTVFPGELGAVVRVLPWAAVLQTPLDVLLGTHEGAGTALPALGFQAGWALLLLGVGRLAQAAATRKVVVQGG, encoded by the coding sequence GTGCGTCAGGGAGCCCGGCTCTACGCGGCCGTGGCGGCCGGCGGATTCCGGCGCTACGCCACGTACGCAACGGCGACGGCCGCAGGCGTGTTCACCAATACGGTCTTCGGCTTCATCGTCGCGTACACGTACATCGCGCTGTGGGACGAGCGCCCCGGCCTCGGCGGGTACGACCAGGCGCAGGCCCTCACCTTCGTGTGGGTGAGCCAGTCGCTGCTGGCCGCCGCCGCGCTGATCGGGGGCGGCTTCCAGGAGGAGTTCCAGGAGCGGGTGCGGACGGGTGACATCGCCGTCGACCTGTACCGGCCGGTCGACCTCCAGGGGTGGTGGCTCGCCGCCGACCTGGGGCGGGCGGCGTTCCAACTCCTGGGTCGGGGTGTGCTGCCGCTGGTGGCCGGGGCGCTGGTCTTTCCGTTGGCCCTGCCGACGGATGTGACGCGTTGGTCGCTGTTCCTGGTGTCGGTGTTCCTCGGGCTGGTGGTGAGCTTCGCGATCCGCTACCTGTTGGGGCTGGCGGCGTTCTGGCTGATGGACGGCGCCGGGATCAACATGATGGCCACGGTCGTGATGATCTTCTTCTCGGGGGTGTTGCTGCCGCTGACCGTCTTCCCGGGTGAACTCGGCGCGGTGGTGCGGGTCCTGCCGTGGGCGGCGGTGCTCCAGACGCCGTTGGACGTCCTGTTGGGCACGCACGAGGGCGCGGGTACGGCCCTGCCCGCGCTGGGTTTCCAGGCCGGTTGGGCGCTGCTCCTGCTGGGCGTGGGGCGCCTCGCGCAGGCGGCGGCGACGCGCAAGGTGGTGGTCCAGGGTGGCTGA
- a CDS encoding transglycosylase domain-containing protein, translated as MSDQSPPQGWTPRDPDTHGRQRPTGRPDAASGPTDARPPAGAPGRGRRRTGWRRLLPTWRMTLAGILLLALLLGGALVAGYLLVDIPPANAAATAQSNVYLYADGSPLASDGEVNRVNVPLSQVPKSVQQAVLAAEDRDFHSERAVDPKAMVRAAWNTLTGKGKQSGSTITQQYVKNYYLGQEQTVNRKVKEFFIAIKLGREKSKNYILEGYLNTSYFGRNAYGIQAASQAYYGKDVNKLTTVEGAYLATLLNSPSAFDVVAHPRSRDRAIARWNYVLDGMVKKEWMTPEQRAAATFPEPGRIRPAAGLSGQRGYLVEAVKEYIAENRILDDKTLAEGGYRITTTIDRHRENAFVAAVQKEMIDKLDPTARPADRYVRAGGVSIDPETGKVVAMYGGIDYTKQYVNNATRHDYQVASTFKPFVFASAVQNDSRTQDGRRITPNTVYNGDNRRPVVGGRIRYSPENEGQVSYGPITVTTATDLSVNAVYAQMAVDVGTAKVKETAIALGIPENTPNFPPVPAMALGTLQASVLDMTQAYATLADHGRHTPYTLLEKISKDGEDIDLPKRPRREAISREAADTTTSMLISVVDNGTGTEALAAGRPAAGKTGTAEEDRAAWFAAYTPNLVTVVSMMGQDPDTGTLQSLYGALGENRIGGGGYPARIWAAYTKAALEGFDPLDFELELQPGADRLPPPLQPSIPQQPEDGSRPPFPPTTPTGGRTTSGQETGGQNTGGQTTGGRTPTGGQTNGGQTTGGQTPTGGQTTSGRTDGGQTTGGQTPTEGQTTGGQTPTGGQTTGGETPGGETTGRRPPADYLE; from the coding sequence ATGAGCGACCAGTCACCACCCCAGGGCTGGACTCCTCGCGACCCGGACACCCACGGGCGGCAACGACCCACCGGCCGACCGGACGCGGCCTCCGGCCCGACCGACGCCCGCCCGCCCGCCGGCGCCCCCGGCCGGGGCCGGCGGCGTACCGGATGGCGACGGCTGCTGCCGACCTGGCGCATGACGCTCGCCGGGATCCTGCTGCTCGCCTTGCTGCTGGGCGGCGCCCTCGTCGCCGGATACCTGCTGGTGGACATCCCGCCGGCGAACGCGGCCGCCACCGCGCAGTCCAACGTCTACCTCTACGCCGACGGTTCCCCGCTCGCCAGTGACGGCGAGGTCAACCGGGTCAACGTCCCGCTGTCACAGGTACCGAAGAGCGTGCAGCAAGCCGTCCTGGCCGCCGAGGACCGCGACTTCCACTCCGAACGGGCGGTCGATCCCAAGGCGATGGTGCGCGCCGCCTGGAACACCCTGACCGGCAAGGGGAAACAGTCGGGCTCGACCATCACCCAGCAGTACGTCAAGAACTACTACCTGGGCCAGGAACAGACGGTGAACCGGAAGGTGAAGGAGTTCTTCATCGCGATCAAACTCGGTCGCGAGAAGTCGAAGAACTACATCCTCGAAGGCTATTTGAACACCAGCTACTTCGGCCGCAACGCCTACGGCATCCAGGCCGCCTCCCAGGCCTACTACGGCAAGGACGTCAACAAACTCACCACCGTCGAAGGCGCCTACCTCGCCACCCTCCTCAACTCCCCCAGCGCCTTCGACGTCGTCGCCCACCCCCGCAGCCGCGACCGCGCGATCGCGCGCTGGAACTACGTCCTCGACGGCATGGTCAAGAAGGAGTGGATGACCCCCGAGCAGCGCGCCGCCGCCACCTTCCCGGAACCCGGCAGGATCCGCCCGGCCGCCGGCCTGTCCGGGCAGCGCGGCTACCTGGTCGAGGCCGTCAAGGAGTACATCGCCGAAAACCGCATCCTCGACGACAAGACCCTGGCCGAGGGCGGCTACCGCATCACCACGACCATCGACCGACACCGCGAGAACGCCTTCGTCGCCGCCGTCCAGAAGGAAATGATCGACAAACTCGACCCGACCGCCCGCCCCGCCGACCGCTACGTCCGCGCCGGCGGCGTCTCCATCGACCCGGAGACCGGCAAGGTCGTCGCCATGTACGGCGGCATCGACTACACGAAGCAGTACGTCAACAACGCGACCCGGCACGACTACCAGGTCGCCTCCACCTTCAAACCGTTCGTCTTCGCCTCCGCCGTGCAGAACGACTCCCGCACCCAGGACGGCCGACGCATCACCCCGAACACCGTCTACAACGGCGACAACCGGCGGCCAGTCGTCGGCGGCCGCATCCGCTACAGCCCCGAGAACGAGGGGCAGGTCTCGTACGGACCCATCACCGTCACCACCGCCACCGACCTGTCCGTCAACGCCGTCTACGCGCAGATGGCCGTCGACGTCGGCACGGCGAAGGTCAAGGAGACCGCCATCGCCCTCGGCATCCCCGAGAACACCCCGAACTTCCCGCCCGTCCCGGCGATGGCGCTCGGCACCCTCCAGGCCAGCGTCCTCGACATGACCCAGGCCTACGCGACGCTCGCCGACCACGGCCGCCACACCCCGTACACCCTGCTGGAGAAGATCTCCAAGGACGGCGAGGACATCGACCTGCCGAAGCGCCCCCGACGCGAGGCGATCAGCCGCGAGGCCGCCGACACGACGACCTCCATGCTGATCAGCGTCGTCGACAACGGCACCGGGACGGAAGCGCTGGCCGCCGGGCGCCCGGCGGCCGGCAAGACGGGCACCGCCGAGGAGGACCGCGCCGCCTGGTTCGCGGCGTACACCCCGAACCTGGTGACGGTGGTCTCGATGATGGGCCAGGACCCGGACACGGGCACGCTCCAGTCCCTGTACGGGGCCCTGGGCGAGAACCGCATCGGGGGCGGCGGATACCCGGCCCGGATCTGGGCGGCGTACACGAAGGCGGCGCTGGAGGGCTTCGACCCGCTGGACTTCGAGCTGGAACTCCAGCCGGGCGCGGACCGCCTCCCGCCGCCCCTCCAGCCGAGCATCCCGCAGCAGCCCGAGGACGGCAGCCGCCCGCCCTTCCCGCCGACGACGCCGACGGGCGGCCGGACGACGTCCGGCCAGGAGACCGGGGGCCAGAACACGGGCGGCCAGACCACCGGCGGCCGCACGCCCACCGGCGGCCAGACGAACGGCGGCCAGACGACGGGCGGCCAGACCCCCACCGGAGGCCAGACCACGAGCGGCCGGACGGACGGAGGCCAGACCACCGGCGGCCAGACCCCCACCGAAGGCCAGACCACCGGCGGCCAGACCCCCACCGGAGGGCAAACCACCGGCGGGGAGACGCCGGGCGGGGAGACGACCGGCCGCCGCCCCCCGGCGGACTACCTGGAGTGA
- a CDS encoding SMR family transporter, protein MAWVLLLVAGLLEVGWSIGMKFTEGFTRLWPSVFTGAGIVASMVLLSYAAKTLPIGTAYGVWVGIGAAGAAVLGMAVLGEPVTAARIFFISLLLVAVVGLKATSGH, encoded by the coding sequence ATGGCCTGGGTTCTTCTTCTCGTCGCCGGTCTGCTTGAGGTCGGCTGGTCGATCGGCATGAAATTCACCGAGGGGTTCACGCGGCTGTGGCCGTCCGTCTTCACGGGTGCCGGCATCGTCGCGAGCATGGTGTTGCTGTCCTACGCCGCGAAGACCCTGCCCATCGGTACGGCGTACGGCGTTTGGGTGGGCATCGGCGCGGCCGGTGCGGCCGTCCTCGGGATGGCGGTGTTGGGGGAGCCCGTCACCGCCGCCCGGATCTTCTTCATCTCGCTGCTGCTGGTCGCCGTGGTCGGGCTGAAGGCCACCTCCGGGCACTGA
- a CDS encoding co-chaperone GroES, whose amino-acid sequence MSENTTHDKLPIRMLHDRVLVKSDTPEGERRSGGGILIPATAAVGKRLAWAEVVAVGQNVRSVEPGDRVLYDPEDRAEVEVRGATYVLMRERDLHAVAAERLEGAKDSTGLYL is encoded by the coding sequence GTGAGCGAGAACACCACCCACGACAAGCTGCCCATCCGCATGCTCCACGACCGCGTGCTCGTGAAGTCCGACACGCCCGAGGGCGAGCGGCGCTCGGGCGGCGGCATCCTGATTCCGGCGACGGCCGCGGTGGGCAAGCGGCTCGCCTGGGCCGAGGTGGTCGCGGTCGGACAGAACGTACGGAGCGTGGAGCCGGGCGACCGGGTGCTCTACGACCCCGAGGACCGGGCCGAGGTCGAGGTCCGCGGGGCGACGTACGTGCTGATGCGCGAGCGGGACCTGCACGCCGTGGCGGCGGAGCGGCTGGAGGGGGCCAAGGACTCCACCGGGCTGTATCTGTAG
- a CDS encoding DUF3618 domain-containing protein, with translation MPEARTPAQIEADIVRRREQLAETLDEIGVRMHPKTIIGDAKAKAVGVVDHTAGRAVVTVNRLVTDVKGGLRHEDGAPRFERIVPVALLAVGVIGLVVVSARRKR, from the coding sequence GTGCCGGAAGCCAGGACCCCCGCACAGATCGAGGCGGACATCGTCCGCCGCCGCGAGCAGCTCGCCGAGACGCTCGACGAGATCGGCGTGCGCATGCACCCGAAGACGATCATCGGGGACGCGAAGGCCAAGGCCGTCGGCGTAGTGGACCACACCGCCGGGCGGGCCGTCGTGACCGTGAACAGGCTCGTCACGGACGTCAAGGGCGGTCTGCGCCACGAGGACGGCGCACCGCGCTTCGAGCGGATCGTTCCGGTCGCGCTCCTCGCGGTCGGGGTGATCGGGCTCGTCGTGGTGTCGGCCCGTCGCAAGCGGTGA
- the bcp gene encoding thioredoxin-dependent thiol peroxidase gives MSERLQPGDIAPAFTLPDADGNEVSLADHKGRKVIVYFYPAALTPGCTKQACDFTDNLDVLATAGYDVIGVSPDKPEKLAKFREKEDLKVTLVGDPDKETLTAYGAFGEKKLYGKTVTGVIRSTVVVDEEGKVERAFYNVKATGHVAKIIKDLGI, from the coding sequence ATGAGCGAGCGACTCCAGCCGGGCGACATCGCCCCCGCCTTCACCCTGCCCGACGCGGACGGCAACGAGGTGTCGCTGGCCGACCACAAGGGCCGCAAGGTGATCGTCTACTTCTACCCGGCCGCGCTGACCCCGGGCTGCACGAAGCAGGCCTGCGACTTCACGGACAACCTGGACGTGCTGGCCACCGCCGGCTACGACGTCATCGGCGTGTCCCCGGACAAGCCGGAGAAGCTCGCGAAGTTCCGCGAGAAGGAAGACCTGAAGGTCACCCTGGTCGGCGACCCCGACAAGGAGACCCTGACGGCGTACGGCGCCTTCGGCGAGAAGAAGCTCTACGGCAAGACGGTGACCGGCGTCATCCGCTCCACGGTCGTCGTGGACGAGGAGGGCAAGGTCGAGCGCGCCTTCTACAACGTCAAGGCCACCGGCCACGTAGCCAAGATCATCAAGGACCTGGGCATCTGA
- a CDS encoding HNH endonuclease, producing MRQWIADEGISTAHFLGQSHQRGKPSPTAKTPDEVLIRHDRQRRTGTKTLRRALRGIGVPECCDRCGTPAEWRGRPMTLEVDHVNGDWSDDRGENLRLLCPNCHAITTTWCRGGPRKR from the coding sequence TTGCGGCAATGGATCGCGGATGAGGGCATCAGTACCGCGCACTTCCTGGGCCAATCACACCAACGCGGCAAGCCTTCACCCACCGCCAAGACGCCGGACGAGGTGCTCATCCGCCACGACAGGCAGCGCAGAACCGGCACCAAGACGCTGCGCCGGGCGCTGCGCGGGATCGGCGTCCCGGAGTGCTGCGACCGGTGTGGGACCCCGGCCGAGTGGCGCGGGCGGCCCATGACGCTGGAGGTCGACCACGTGAACGGCGACTGGAGCGACGACCGCGGGGAGAACCTGCGGCTGCTCTGCCCCAACTGCCACGCGATCACCACTACCTGGTGCCGGGGAGGACCACGCAAACGTTGA
- the rdgB gene encoding RdgB/HAM1 family non-canonical purine NTP pyrophosphatase: MTSTPRRLILATRNPGKITELHAILSAAGLPFELVGADAYPEIPDVKETGVTFAENALLKAHALARATGLPAVADDSGLCVDVLNGAPGIFSARWAGTHGDDKANLDLLLAQLGDIADEHRGAHFFCAAALALPDGTERVVEGRLLGTLRHTPSGAGGFGYDPILQPLNDTRTCAELTPAEKNAISHRGQAFRALIPALRELLG; this comes from the coding sequence ATGACCTCCACGCCCCGCCGCCTGATCCTGGCCACCCGCAACCCGGGCAAGATCACCGAGCTGCACGCCATCCTGTCCGCCGCCGGCCTGCCCTTCGAACTGGTCGGCGCGGACGCGTACCCCGAGATCCCGGACGTCAAGGAAACCGGCGTCACCTTCGCCGAGAACGCCCTCCTCAAGGCCCACGCCCTCGCGCGGGCCACGGGCCTGCCGGCGGTCGCCGACGACTCCGGCCTCTGCGTGGACGTCCTGAACGGCGCCCCCGGCATCTTCTCCGCCCGCTGGGCCGGCACCCACGGCGACGACAAGGCCAACCTCGACCTGCTCCTGGCCCAGCTCGGCGACATCGCCGACGAACACCGCGGCGCCCACTTCTTCTGCGCGGCCGCCCTCGCCCTCCCCGACGGCACCGAACGCGTCGTCGAGGGCCGCCTCCTGGGCACCCTGCGCCACACCCCGTCCGGCGCCGGCGGCTTCGGCTACGACCCGATCCTCCAGCCCCTGAACGACACCCGCACCTGCGCGGAACTCACCCCGGCCGAAAAGAACGCCATCTCCCACCGCGGCCAAGCCTTCCGCGCCCTGATCCCAGCCCTCCGCGAACTCCTGGGCTGA
- the rph gene encoding ribonuclease PH yields MSRIDGRTPEQLRPVTIERGWSKHAEGSVLISFGDTKVFCTASFTEGVPRWRKGSGEGWVTSEYSMLPRSTNTRGDRESVRGKIGGRTHEISRLIGRSLRAVIDYKALGENTIVLDCDVLQADGGTRTAAITGAYVALADAVAWGQKKKLIKAGRKPLTGTVAAVSVGIVDGVPLLDLCYEEDVRAETDMNVVCTGDGRFVEVQGTAEGEPFDRKELNALLDLAAGGCADLEAIQRSALALDVP; encoded by the coding sequence ATGTCTCGCATCGACGGCCGCACGCCCGAACAGCTCCGCCCGGTCACCATCGAACGCGGATGGAGCAAGCACGCCGAGGGCTCCGTCCTCATCTCCTTCGGAGACACCAAGGTCTTCTGCACCGCCTCCTTCACCGAAGGCGTCCCGCGCTGGCGCAAGGGCAGCGGCGAAGGCTGGGTCACCTCCGAATACTCGATGCTGCCCCGCTCCACCAACACCCGCGGCGACCGCGAATCCGTCCGCGGCAAGATCGGCGGCCGCACCCACGAGATCTCCCGCCTCATCGGCCGCTCGCTGCGCGCCGTCATCGACTACAAGGCCCTCGGCGAGAACACCATCGTCCTGGACTGCGACGTCCTCCAGGCCGACGGCGGCACCCGCACCGCCGCCATCACCGGCGCCTACGTCGCACTCGCCGACGCCGTCGCCTGGGGCCAGAAGAAGAAGCTCATCAAGGCCGGCCGCAAGCCCCTGACCGGCACCGTCGCCGCCGTCAGCGTCGGCATCGTCGACGGCGTCCCCCTCCTCGACCTCTGCTACGAGGAAGACGTGCGCGCCGAAACCGACATGAACGTCGTCTGCACCGGCGACGGCCGCTTCGTCGAGGTCCAGGGCACCGCCGAAGGCGAACCCTTCGACCGCAAGGAACTCAACGCCCTCCTCGACCTCGCCGCCGGCGGCTGCGCCGACCTCGAAGCCATCCAGCGCAGCGCGCTGGCCCTCGACGTCCCGTAG
- a CDS encoding PTS glucose/sucrose transporter subunit IIB — MGRPTVSYRDKADAAGDGRRDSFFETLRSLRETHMATKAEKIVAGLGGIENIEEVEGCITRLRTEVVDPSKVDEAALKAAGAHGVVKMGTAIQVVIGTDADPIAADIEDMM; from the coding sequence GTGGGTAGGCCAACCGTGAGCTACCGTGACAAAGCGGACGCAGCTGGTGACGGCCGCCGAGACTCGTTCTTCGAAACACTCAGATCACTCAGGGAGACACACATGGCCACCAAGGCTGAGAAGATCGTCGCCGGGCTCGGCGGTATCGAGAACATCGAAGAAGTCGAAGGCTGCATCACCCGCCTGCGCACCGAGGTCGTCGACCCCAGCAAGGTCGACGAGGCCGCCCTCAAGGCCGCCGGCGCCCACGGCGTCGTCAAGATGGGCACCGCGATCCAGGTCGTCATCGGCACCGACGCCGACCCCATCGCCGCCGACATCGAAGACATGATGTGA
- a CDS encoding PTS transporter subunit EIIC codes for MSASSAAAAPQPQWWNGLFQGLQKMGRSLQLPIAVLPAAGILNRLGQPDVFGKDGLNWTAVAKVMAGAGGALLDADLGLPLLFCVGVAIGMAKKADGSTALAAVAGFLVYRGVLHAFPKDCPPGTTDIGGGCLTPTDTFAGYTYQNPGVFGGIVMGLLSAWFWQRYHRVKLVDWLGFFNGRRLVPIIMSFVAIAFAALCLWIWPPVGGALESFSDWLVGLGAWGAGIFGVANRALLVIGLHQFLNVPVWFQFGSYTKPDGQTVHGDINMFLAGDPDAGLFLSGFFPIMMFALPAAALAITHCAKPQRRKEVGGLMLSVALTSFVTGITEPLEYSFLFVAPALYAVHAVLTGVSMAVTWALGVHDGFSFSAGLIDYVINWGLATKPGLIVPIGVGFGLVYYVVFRFAITKFDIPTPGRESDEEIEAMRAENTKA; via the coding sequence ATGAGCGCCAGCAGCGCGGCGGCGGCGCCGCAACCGCAGTGGTGGAACGGCCTGTTCCAGGGTCTGCAGAAGATGGGGCGCAGCCTCCAGCTCCCGATCGCCGTCCTGCCCGCCGCCGGCATCCTCAACCGTCTCGGGCAGCCGGACGTGTTCGGGAAGGACGGCCTGAACTGGACGGCCGTGGCCAAGGTGATGGCCGGGGCGGGTGGGGCCCTGCTCGACGCCGACCTGGGCCTGCCGCTCCTCTTCTGTGTCGGCGTCGCGATCGGCATGGCCAAGAAGGCGGACGGCTCGACCGCGCTGGCGGCCGTCGCCGGCTTCCTCGTCTACCGGGGCGTGCTGCACGCCTTCCCCAAGGACTGCCCGCCCGGGACCACGGACATCGGCGGCGGTTGTCTGACGCCGACGGACACCTTCGCCGGGTACACCTACCAGAACCCGGGGGTCTTCGGCGGCATCGTGATGGGGTTGCTCTCCGCGTGGTTCTGGCAGCGCTACCACCGGGTGAAGCTGGTCGACTGGCTCGGCTTCTTCAACGGCCGCCGACTCGTCCCGATCATCATGTCGTTCGTCGCGATCGCGTTCGCCGCGCTGTGTCTGTGGATCTGGCCGCCGGTCGGCGGTGCGCTGGAGAGCTTCTCGGACTGGCTGGTGGGTCTGGGCGCGTGGGGCGCCGGCATCTTCGGCGTGGCGAACCGGGCGCTGCTGGTGATCGGGTTGCACCAGTTCCTGAACGTGCCGGTGTGGTTCCAGTTCGGCAGCTACACCAAGCCGGACGGGCAGACGGTGCACGGTGACATCAACATGTTCCTGGCGGGCGACCCGGACGCGGGTCTGTTCCTGTCCGGGTTCTTCCCGATCATGATGTTCGCGCTCCCGGCGGCGGCGCTGGCCATCACGCACTGCGCGAAGCCGCAGCGGCGCAAGGAGGTCGGCGGTCTGATGCTGTCGGTCGCCCTGACGTCGTTCGTCACGGGGATCACGGAGCCGTTGGAATACTCGTTCCTCTTCGTGGCGCCGGCGCTGTACGCGGTCCACGCGGTGTTGACGGGTGTGTCGATGGCGGTGACGTGGGCGCTGGGCGTCCACGACGGCTTCAGCTTCTCGGCGGGCCTGATCGACTACGTCATCAACTGGGGGCTGGCGACGAAGCCGGGGCTGATCGTCCCGATCGGCGTGGGCTTCGGACTCGTCTACTACGTGGTGTTCCGCTTCGCGATCACGAAGTTCGACATCCCGACGCCGGGTCGGGAGTCGGACGAGGAGATCGAGGCGATGCGGGCGGAGAACACGAAGGCGTAG
- a CDS encoding PTS transporter subunit EIIC: protein MSTATAAETKKGAGVMAVMQRIGRSLMLPVAVLPAGALLLRLGADDMLGKDSFPSFVTKIAGYMAAGGGAILDNMALLFAVGIAIGFAKKSDGSTALAAVTGYLVFQKVLATFTDSNLPKVAKVVGGKIVNVDAPVNAGVLGGVVMGIITALLYQKFYRTKLPDWAGFFGGRRLVPILSAFAGLLTGIVFGLIWPVLGTGLHNFGEWLTGSGAVGAGIFGVANRALIPIGMHHLLNSFPWFQAGSFDTADGAVHGDIARFLAGDPNAGQFMTGFFPIMMFALPAACLAIVHCARPERRKVVGGMMFSLALTAFVTGVTEPIEFTFMFIAPVLYAIHAVLTGVSLALTWALGMRDGFGFSAGAVDFLLNLGIANNPWGLAAVGLCFAVVYYVVFRFAITKFNLPTPGRESDEELAELQKAEAK from the coding sequence ATGTCCACAGCCACCGCTGCGGAAACGAAGAAGGGCGCTGGCGTGATGGCCGTCATGCAGCGCATCGGCCGGAGCCTCATGCTCCCCGTTGCCGTGCTGCCGGCCGGCGCTCTGCTGCTCCGCCTGGGCGCGGACGACATGCTCGGGAAGGACTCCTTCCCGAGCTTCGTCACCAAGATCGCCGGCTACATGGCCGCCGGTGGCGGCGCGATCCTCGACAACATGGCGCTGCTCTTCGCCGTCGGCATCGCGATCGGCTTCGCCAAGAAGTCGGACGGCTCGACGGCCCTGGCCGCCGTCACCGGCTACCTGGTCTTCCAGAAGGTGCTCGCGACCTTCACCGACTCCAACCTGCCCAAGGTGGCCAAGGTCGTCGGCGGCAAGATCGTGAACGTGGACGCCCCGGTCAACGCCGGTGTCCTCGGCGGCGTCGTGATGGGCATCATCACCGCGCTCCTCTACCAGAAGTTCTACCGGACCAAGCTGCCGGACTGGGCGGGCTTCTTCGGTGGCCGCCGGCTGGTCCCGATCCTCTCCGCCTTCGCGGGTCTGCTCACCGGCATCGTCTTCGGTCTGATCTGGCCGGTCCTCGGTACGGGTCTGCACAACTTCGGTGAGTGGCTGACCGGCTCCGGCGCCGTCGGCGCGGGCATCTTCGGTGTCGCCAACCGTGCGCTGATCCCGATCGGCATGCACCACCTGCTGAACTCCTTCCCGTGGTTCCAGGCCGGTTCCTTCGACACCGCCGACGGCGCCGTCCACGGTGACATCGCCCGCTTCCTCGCCGGCGACCCGAACGCCGGACAGTTCATGACCGGCTTCTTCCCGATCATGATGTTCGCCCTCCCGGCGGCCTGCCTCGCGATCGTCCACTGCGCCCGCCCCGAGCGCCGCAAGGTCGTCGGCGGCATGATGTTCTCCCTCGCGCTCACCGCCTTCGTCACCGGCGTGACCGAGCCGATCGAGTTCACCTTCATGTTCATCGCCCCGGTCCTGTACGCGATCCACGCGGTACTGACCGGTGTCTCCCTGGCCCTGACGTGGGCCCTGGGCATGCGTGACGGCTTCGGCTTCTCCGCCGGCGCGGTCGACTTCCTGCTGAACCTCGGCATCGCCAACAACCCGTGGGGCCTGGCCGCCGTGGGTCTGTGCTTCGCGGTGGTCTACTACGTCGTCTTCCGCTTCGCGATCACGAAGTTCAACCTCCCCACCCCGGGCCGCGAGTCCGACGAGGAGCTCGCCGAGCTCCAGAAGGCGGAGGCCAAGTAG
- a CDS encoding MBL fold metallo-hydrolase — MKLTVVGCSGSFPSADSACSSYLVEADGFRLLLDMGNGSLGALQRHCGLYDLDAIFLSHLHADHCIDMCAYFVARYYRHEGGRCPTIPVYGPEGTEQRLTTAYEDVPDERSMSEVFEFRTLKSGTFEIGPFTVRTERVSHPVESYGIRVEHGGRSLAYSGDTGVCPELGALAQEVDLFLCEASFTHGKEDIPDLHLNGREAGEYARGGGVGRLVLTHIPPWTDAERNLSDARAVYDGPVDLAYAGVVYEV; from the coding sequence ATGAAGCTCACCGTCGTCGGCTGTTCGGGGTCGTTCCCGTCCGCGGATTCGGCATGTTCGAGCTATCTCGTCGAGGCCGACGGCTTTCGGCTGCTCCTCGACATGGGCAACGGCTCCCTCGGCGCCCTCCAACGCCACTGCGGTCTCTACGACCTCGACGCGATCTTCCTGAGCCATCTGCACGCCGATCACTGCATCGACATGTGCGCCTACTTCGTCGCCCGCTACTACCGGCACGAGGGCGGCCGCTGCCCCACCATCCCCGTCTACGGGCCCGAGGGCACCGAGCAGCGGCTGACGACGGCCTACGAGGACGTTCCCGACGAGCGGTCGATGAGCGAGGTCTTCGAGTTCCGCACGCTGAAGTCGGGCACCTTCGAGATCGGCCCGTTCACGGTCCGCACCGAGAGGGTGTCCCACCCCGTCGAGTCGTACGGCATCCGCGTCGAGCACGGCGGGCGCTCGCTCGCGTACTCGGGCGACACGGGGGTGTGCCCCGAGCTGGGCGCGCTGGCGCAGGAGGTGGACCTCTTCCTGTGCGAGGCGTCCTTCACGCACGGCAAGGAGGACATCCCGGACCTCCACCTCAACGGCCGCGAGGCTGGCGAGTACGCGCGCGGCGGCGGGGTCGGACGGCTCGTCCTGACGCACATCCCGCCGTGGACGGACGCCGAACGCAACCTGTCCGACGCCCGCGCGGTCTACGACGGCCCGGTGGACCTGGCGTACGCGGGCGTCGTGTACGAGGTCTGA
- a CDS encoding DUF488 family protein produces MIRMRRVYDPPEPGADGVRVLVDRLWPRGLSKDAARVDAWPKAVTPSAELRRWYHSGAGSWEEFRARYEAELAAGGAQARAELERLRGLAAEGPVTLLSAVKDPERSHVSVLAEVLAEVLAEEG; encoded by the coding sequence ATGATCCGGATGCGGCGGGTCTACGATCCCCCCGAGCCGGGGGCGGACGGTGTGCGCGTGCTCGTGGACCGGCTGTGGCCGCGCGGGCTGTCGAAGGACGCGGCGCGCGTGGACGCGTGGCCGAAGGCGGTGACCCCGTCGGCGGAGCTGCGCCGGTGGTACCACTCGGGGGCCGGGTCGTGGGAGGAGTTCCGGGCGCGGTACGAGGCGGAACTGGCGGCCGGCGGCGCGCAGGCCCGGGCGGAGTTGGAGCGGCTGCGGGGGCTGGCGGCCGAGGGTCCGGTGACCCTCCTGTCGGCGGTCAAGGACCCGGAGCGCAGCCACGTGTCGGTGCTGGCGGAGGTGTTGGCGGAGGTGTTGGCGGAGGAGGGGTGA